Proteins encoded together in one Pseudoalteromonas xiamenensis window:
- a CDS encoding EAL domain-containing protein has product MKKFIRSIFSAVDQFLKSRFILSVREAFIALLPYFVSSAVAILLLNTVTAFGWYQSDSGFVSRVKQGAELILALFPVMVSFSLGFFLSKNYGTSGIVGGLLALLCFAIHGHFVTEFDGNFIVNDQGASAYSIVIPILSSLQLKALLKWSPKFPIWLGSVSPFLKEKLLLLLPFSLVFFSFFLWLPLLDLFGSYIAAGLQSLMKDSSVVELTAQRMLLSHAFWFVGVHGDNTYNLLFDSRFLTEDLLPGISAKTFYDTFVLIGGTGCFVGLVLAAMLLPKRSHERHIAFLSIPFSVFNFCEIILYGLPIFLNPILMIPFFLTPICNFVVAYWVLEAGWIPFNDIEMSWMTPTLVNGWIVGNSWHAVALQGFLILVNTAIYYPFLSWHHNRVNYQQSLEQLSEQLALTDAFNMQQESKYIARQSEQGHINKEIREVITELSRGTLMLYYQPQVYSTTTTCCGFEALLRLKTKDGKVVGPYFLDVLGAHHQSVLIDLWVIDTAAKDLERFQQLGLQPCISINLHPDSLLKDDIVNRIIRRFKRYPKQLIIEVVESSYLSDRVNFIHHIEMLREHFIETALDDFGSGYSSLSMLADLPVSLVKLDKQFLDRCDSSSGCTLYSNVVKLLHDQGHRLVAEGVESHKQYEYVKSLGIEKIQGWYFEKALPLNEAIDFINRDSGSIVRE; this is encoded by the coding sequence TTGAAAAAGTTCATCCGTTCAATTTTTAGTGCGGTAGACCAATTTCTTAAGAGCCGTTTTATACTCTCCGTCCGTGAAGCCTTCATAGCTTTACTTCCTTATTTCGTCAGTAGTGCGGTTGCCATTCTTCTCCTCAATACGGTTACAGCATTTGGCTGGTATCAGAGCGACAGTGGATTCGTCTCACGGGTAAAGCAGGGGGCTGAGCTCATACTCGCTTTATTTCCCGTAATGGTGAGCTTTTCTCTTGGTTTTTTTCTGTCCAAGAACTATGGAACGAGTGGCATCGTTGGTGGGCTGTTAGCACTTTTGTGTTTCGCAATACATGGGCATTTTGTCACGGAATTCGACGGGAATTTTATTGTCAACGATCAAGGTGCAAGCGCCTATTCAATTGTGATCCCTATTTTAAGCAGCTTGCAACTTAAAGCATTGTTAAAGTGGTCACCGAAGTTTCCAATTTGGCTTGGTAGTGTTAGTCCATTTCTTAAAGAAAAGTTGTTGTTGCTTCTACCTTTCTCGCTCGTTTTCTTTAGTTTTTTCCTCTGGTTGCCACTACTTGATTTATTTGGCTCGTATATCGCAGCGGGATTGCAATCGTTAATGAAAGATTCAAGCGTCGTTGAATTGACCGCACAGCGTATGTTACTTTCTCATGCCTTCTGGTTTGTCGGTGTGCACGGCGACAATACGTATAATTTACTCTTTGACAGTCGTTTTTTAACGGAAGATTTGTTGCCAGGGATAAGCGCAAAAACGTTCTATGATACCTTTGTGTTAATTGGAGGAACAGGGTGTTTTGTGGGGTTGGTCTTAGCCGCGATGTTATTGCCCAAAAGATCACATGAAAGGCACATTGCCTTTTTATCAATTCCTTTCAGTGTGTTTAACTTCTGCGAAATTATTCTCTATGGACTGCCTATTTTTCTAAATCCAATTCTAATGATTCCCTTTTTTCTGACACCCATCTGTAATTTCGTGGTCGCTTACTGGGTTTTGGAGGCTGGGTGGATCCCTTTTAATGACATCGAAATGAGTTGGATGACACCGACACTCGTAAACGGTTGGATTGTGGGAAATAGTTGGCACGCAGTTGCTTTGCAGGGCTTTTTAATACTGGTTAACACAGCCATTTATTACCCATTCCTGAGTTGGCATCATAATCGAGTGAATTACCAGCAGTCGTTGGAACAACTATCAGAGCAGCTCGCGTTAACGGATGCATTCAATATGCAACAGGAGTCAAAGTATATCGCAAGACAATCAGAGCAAGGGCACATTAATAAGGAGATTCGCGAGGTTATTACGGAACTTTCTCGTGGGACCTTAATGTTGTATTACCAGCCACAAGTGTACAGTACAACAACCACTTGCTGTGGATTTGAAGCGTTATTACGGCTAAAAACCAAAGACGGTAAAGTAGTAGGGCCGTATTTTCTGGATGTTCTCGGTGCTCACCATCAGTCAGTGTTAATTGACTTATGGGTCATTGACACCGCAGCAAAAGATTTAGAACGTTTTCAACAGCTCGGCCTGCAACCTTGTATTAGCATTAATCTGCACCCTGATAGTCTGCTAAAAGACGACATCGTAAATCGTATAATACGCCGCTTTAAACGTTACCCTAAACAGCTCATTATTGAAGTAGTCGAATCGAGTTATTTAAGTGATAGGGTTAATTTTATCCATCATATAGAGATGTTACGTGAACATTTTATAGAAACAGCACTGGATGATTTTGGTTCTGGTTATTCAAGTTTGTCTATGCTGGCTGATTTACCGGTGAGTCTAGTGAAATTGGACAAACAATTCCTCGATAGATGTGACTCAAGCTCAGGCTGTACCCTATATAGTAATGTTGTTAAATTACTCCATGATCAAGGACATCGGCTTGTTGCTGAAGGAGTTGAAAGTCACAAACAATACGAATACGTAAAAAGTCTCGGTATAGAAAAGATCCAAGGGTGGTATTTTGAGAAAGCGCTACCGCTAAATGAAGCGATTGATTTCATTAATCGGGATTCAGGGAGTATAGTTAGGGAATAA
- a CDS encoding GGDEF domain-containing protein, whose product MQEELLNSVIKITKNRDIDSLEYSLISTIQEFIGCDEISVFKDLQVPGELTVELSLSLKLIGKSEFEWGERTLIKNPPPELLSCLQSACIITVQSNDGVERRWVPINLHDKPVGAIAIVSSGLKSSDQVLLNAFCRIFENYLTILNENERDKLTGLLNRQTFESKLKQLIEKQVLKQHRGVWNDDNRKKQQAACSWLAIMDIDHFKRVNDTYGHVCGDEVLLLLAQKMKQYFRATDLLFRFGGEEFVLVFEPTSYEAIKAKMEGFMELIRTTHFPFVKALTVSVGMSPISPYDFPITVLENADKALYYAKDHGRDQLRFYDELVAEELIQSNQEQSDIDLF is encoded by the coding sequence ATGCAAGAAGAACTACTTAACTCTGTTATTAAGATAACCAAAAATCGCGATATTGACTCGTTAGAATACAGCTTGATATCAACGATTCAGGAATTTATTGGCTGCGATGAAATTTCTGTTTTTAAAGACTTGCAGGTGCCAGGAGAGCTTACCGTCGAACTCAGTTTATCGTTAAAGTTGATTGGTAAAAGTGAGTTTGAGTGGGGTGAGCGTACGTTAATTAAAAATCCGCCCCCTGAGCTTCTGAGTTGCTTACAAAGCGCCTGTATTATCACTGTACAATCTAATGATGGAGTCGAGCGTAGATGGGTACCCATCAATCTACACGACAAGCCTGTTGGTGCGATTGCGATTGTCAGTTCAGGACTTAAAAGCAGTGATCAAGTGCTGCTCAATGCCTTTTGTCGTATTTTTGAAAACTACCTTACGATTCTAAATGAAAACGAACGTGATAAATTAACCGGCTTACTTAATCGCCAAACGTTTGAAAGCAAACTTAAACAGTTGATCGAAAAACAAGTACTTAAACAGCACCGTGGTGTTTGGAATGATGACAACCGCAAAAAGCAGCAGGCAGCCTGTTCTTGGCTTGCTATCATGGATATCGACCATTTCAAACGGGTGAACGATACTTATGGACATGTCTGTGGTGATGAAGTTTTGTTGTTACTTGCACAAAAAATGAAACAGTATTTCAGAGCAACCGATCTGTTGTTCCGTTTTGGTGGTGAGGAATTCGTCTTGGTTTTTGAGCCAACCAGTTATGAGGCGATTAAAGCCAAAATGGAAGGGTTTATGGAGCTTATCCGAACTACACATTTTCCTTTTGTTAAAGCGCTTACGGTAAGTGTTGGCATGTCACCAATCAGCCCTTACGATTTCCCAATTACCGTCCTTGAGAATGCGGACAAAGCGCTTTATTACGCCAAAGATCACGGTCGTGATCAGTTAAGATTTTATGATGAATTAGTGGCTGAGGAATTAATACAATCGAATCAAGAGCAGTCTGACATCGACTTGTTTTAA
- the recB gene encoding exodeoxyribonuclease V subunit beta, whose amino-acid sequence MRVLNPSTMPLTGHALIEASAGTGKTYTITGLYLRYLLGMYGVTGESAEPLPIDKILVVTFTDAATQEIKDRVRKRIVDARDALIGAPVKDALIHEILSRIENKHTAFDLLDAAAKSMDEAAIFTIHGFCQRMLKQHAFESNLAFNQQFILDQRELIEQAVHDYWRQFVYPLDLEKTKTILDVFATPAQLLKAVAPFISNTSVVLEPVVTLSEVLAAKTTYQNDVIDFKEALVEQGFIEAIEASDISGNKPPKHKANLSALKTYITSTDWWFEFGSSNKSFETWSTESVSQPEIYKKNGQPFHHPLTAQFDHLAKLHHIVKYQLPIAIMQESLAAIREKLISHKEKFGILTPDDLLTRLHSALHGMLGEALAKNIAGQYPVALIDEFQDTDPIQYGIFNTIYNSSVEINDLPQLTMIGDPKQAIYGFRGADIFTYITAKHTVDVERQFTLAKNFRSDKAVVDAVNAVFTQHENSFIFNRDIPFQKVDAQGKSESDTLTIEGQKPSPLAFNVLCDDQDVTSKSSAIPQLAEAFSADIAALLNKAKHGHARIGDKVIEASDICVLVRDRQEASAMKQALSAVGVSSVFLSRDSVFKQPIARDLYHFVSVLHGKYDEGLIRGVLAGPLFGLTHQALYNLQQDERAWQHYLDRFFLLRKSWDRQGAMAMLELLLVDNALPRLWATRGFNVERILTDYRHLAELLQQKQLELEGTHRVIRWLNQQLADTANDGMQLRLESDADLVKIITMHASKGLEYPIVYLPFATSYRETDEAKFHKDGKTFVDLQKSDAALAAAQKERLAEDIRLLYVALTRAVHHCSIGLFNVGMGRSKKLAITSTALGFVLFGAREFSAADEWHQALGTIIKEQGLTLRLLKGEIDAVALPAETRSKMPLTVREFVGQVERNWRSTSFSQLTYHTSSDERPIGAIDENHLLDLPTQVDDALSSYNFPKGAKAGSCLHEIFELIDFNAPNTPSGEKITLSEAVEKSLTKYSIEDKWQETTCKWVTQCLNATLLVDGEQSLSLQKLTMAQCLVEMEFHLPLKPLTALKLNQLLTRITGHSAYLHFDEVQGLLKGFIDLIFEWQGRYFVLDYKSNYLGDSPDDYDFENLQTAMNSHQYHLQYIIYTVALHRLLKFRVANYDPDIHLGGSLYLFLRALPDNQGIYFNRLTNSDLAEFDALFVEGED is encoded by the coding sequence ATGAGAGTGCTTAATCCGTCTACTATGCCGCTTACCGGCCACGCGCTCATCGAAGCCAGTGCAGGCACCGGAAAGACTTACACCATTACTGGGTTGTATCTGCGTTATTTACTGGGCATGTACGGCGTAACTGGAGAGAGTGCAGAGCCACTTCCGATTGATAAAATTTTAGTTGTGACGTTTACCGATGCCGCAACCCAAGAGATTAAAGACCGAGTTAGAAAGCGTATTGTTGATGCACGAGACGCGCTCATCGGTGCGCCAGTTAAAGATGCGCTGATCCATGAGATTTTGTCGCGCATAGAGAATAAGCATACCGCCTTTGACTTACTGGATGCGGCTGCGAAAAGTATGGATGAAGCGGCCATCTTTACGATTCATGGTTTCTGCCAAAGAATGTTGAAACAGCATGCTTTTGAGTCCAATCTTGCGTTTAATCAGCAATTTATCTTGGATCAACGAGAACTAATTGAGCAAGCGGTTCATGATTACTGGCGTCAGTTTGTGTACCCGTTAGATTTGGAAAAAACGAAAACCATTCTTGATGTTTTCGCAACCCCTGCCCAATTGTTAAAAGCGGTAGCACCTTTCATCAGTAACACTTCAGTTGTACTTGAGCCAGTAGTGACGTTGTCAGAAGTCCTCGCGGCGAAAACAACTTATCAAAATGACGTTATTGATTTTAAAGAAGCCCTCGTTGAACAAGGCTTCATTGAAGCGATTGAAGCATCGGACATTAGCGGAAATAAACCGCCTAAACACAAAGCTAATCTGAGTGCTTTAAAGACATACATTACCAGCACTGATTGGTGGTTTGAGTTTGGCTCAAGCAACAAATCATTTGAAACGTGGTCAACGGAGAGTGTTTCTCAGCCAGAAATCTATAAGAAAAATGGGCAACCATTTCACCATCCACTGACTGCACAATTTGATCATTTAGCAAAGTTACACCATATCGTTAAATATCAGCTACCGATTGCGATTATGCAAGAATCACTCGCGGCTATCCGCGAGAAGCTTATCAGCCACAAAGAAAAATTCGGGATCTTAACACCAGATGATTTGTTAACAAGATTGCATTCTGCACTTCATGGTATGCTTGGCGAGGCACTGGCAAAAAATATTGCTGGACAATACCCCGTTGCACTTATTGATGAGTTTCAAGATACCGACCCCATTCAATATGGCATATTTAACACTATCTACAACTCAAGCGTGGAAATTAATGACTTGCCACAATTGACGATGATAGGCGACCCCAAACAAGCAATTTATGGTTTTCGCGGTGCGGATATTTTCACCTACATCACTGCGAAGCACACCGTTGATGTGGAAAGGCAATTTACACTTGCGAAAAATTTCCGGTCCGATAAAGCCGTTGTGGATGCCGTTAATGCAGTTTTTACACAGCATGAAAACAGCTTCATTTTTAACCGTGATATTCCTTTTCAAAAAGTAGATGCACAAGGAAAATCGGAGTCTGATACCTTGACCATCGAAGGACAAAAACCTTCGCCTTTGGCCTTTAATGTATTATGTGATGACCAGGATGTCACATCTAAGAGTTCAGCTATACCCCAATTAGCTGAAGCATTTTCGGCAGACATCGCTGCTTTGTTAAATAAAGCGAAGCATGGTCATGCTCGAATTGGTGACAAGGTTATTGAAGCAAGCGACATTTGTGTCTTGGTTCGCGATAGGCAGGAAGCCAGTGCAATGAAGCAGGCTCTGTCGGCGGTTGGCGTCAGTAGTGTCTTTCTCTCTAGAGACAGTGTATTCAAGCAACCAATTGCTCGGGATTTGTATCACTTTGTTTCGGTACTACACGGTAAATATGACGAAGGACTGATCAGAGGTGTGTTAGCTGGCCCGTTATTTGGTCTAACTCATCAGGCACTTTACAATCTCCAACAAGACGAGCGTGCTTGGCAACATTACTTAGATAGATTCTTTTTGCTAAGAAAGTCGTGGGACAGGCAAGGGGCCATGGCGATGTTGGAATTATTATTGGTCGACAATGCGCTCCCTCGACTTTGGGCTACCCGAGGTTTCAATGTGGAACGAATACTGACGGATTATAGACACCTAGCAGAACTCCTTCAGCAAAAACAGCTAGAACTGGAAGGAACACATCGAGTTATACGATGGCTTAATCAACAGCTTGCAGATACGGCTAACGACGGCATGCAGTTACGCTTAGAAAGTGACGCGGACTTAGTTAAAATTATAACGATGCATGCATCGAAAGGGCTAGAATATCCAATTGTTTACTTACCTTTTGCAACAAGCTACCGCGAAACTGATGAAGCGAAGTTCCACAAAGATGGCAAGACTTTCGTTGACCTTCAGAAATCAGACGCGGCATTAGCCGCTGCACAAAAAGAGCGTTTGGCAGAAGACATTCGACTTTTATACGTTGCGCTAACGCGAGCTGTGCACCATTGTTCAATCGGACTGTTTAACGTCGGTATGGGACGCAGTAAAAAATTAGCGATAACCTCTACAGCGCTTGGTTTTGTGTTGTTTGGAGCCAGAGAATTTTCTGCGGCAGATGAATGGCATCAGGCGTTAGGCACCATCATCAAAGAGCAGGGCCTAACGCTGCGTTTGTTGAAGGGGGAAATCGACGCGGTCGCGTTACCGGCTGAAACGAGAAGCAAAATGCCTCTAACCGTAAGGGAATTTGTCGGTCAGGTTGAACGAAACTGGCGCTCAACCAGTTTCAGTCAACTGACGTATCACACCAGCTCGGATGAAAGGCCCATAGGAGCGATCGATGAAAATCATCTGCTGGATTTACCCACTCAAGTTGACGACGCATTATCAAGTTACAACTTTCCTAAAGGTGCCAAAGCAGGTAGTTGCCTGCATGAAATTTTCGAGCTAATTGATTTTAACGCACCGAATACACCGAGTGGCGAAAAAATCACCTTAAGTGAAGCCGTAGAAAAGAGTCTTACTAAATATTCAATTGAGGATAAATGGCAAGAAACGACCTGTAAATGGGTCACACAGTGCTTGAACGCCACATTGCTTGTTGACGGTGAGCAGTCGCTTTCGCTGCAAAAACTTACGATGGCACAGTGTTTAGTTGAGATGGAGTTTCATCTGCCATTGAAGCCACTTACCGCGTTGAAACTCAATCAGCTTTTAACTCGGATCACAGGGCATTCGGCGTATCTTCATTTTGATGAGGTACAGGGTCTGCTAAAAGGGTTTATTGATTTGATTTTCGAATGGCAAGGGCGCTATTTTGTATTGGATTATAAATCAAATTATTTGGGAGACAGCCCTGATGACTATGATTTTGAAAATCTTCAAACCGCGATGAATAGTCACCAATATCATCTGCAATACATCATTTATACAGTGGCTCTCCACCGCTTACTTAAATTTCGAGTGGCAAACTATGACCCTGACATTCATTTAGGGGGTTCACTCTACTTGTTTTTACGAGCGTTGCCGGATAACCAAGGAATTTACTTCAATCGACTCACAAACTCAGATTTGGCCGAATTTGACGCATTATTTGTTGAGGGGGAAGATTAA
- the recD gene encoding exodeoxyribonuclease V subunit alpha, with the protein MSMQVGFDFEAREVDVAQFTKHLLTIGKVRHSDVKLAKMVAFDNDAVYFLVLLLLIAEQQQHTCLDLRLIDWTNPFGLRDRDQTIDFPLDVIAIKGADDAVDLLEKHPAIGEHKPLSLFGSKLYLSRQARYESTLSQRFLEMANRQVKVDTEQLKRLLAEYFPKQSDEIDWQKVACANAVLNGFSIITGGPGTGKTTTVTKLLAILQSLYQGAPLSIKLVAPTGKAAARLSESIKSAKHKLALPEMLSTQIPEDGQTLHRLLGVIPFSNKFRHNESNPLHLDVLIVDEASMVDLSLMAKLVKALPKGARLILLGDKDQLASVDTGCVLGDLCQKLTLGATPSYSSQHRLQLENLCEAVFSTEVSEQDDFKLRDSLSFLQKSHRFNEQSGIGQLALAVNRNDSRHLDWVLAQGFEDIQLENLSQQSYTNLILGSAKRYAQYLTAIAQSEKPIKVHELFNQYRLLCAVREGAYGANELNFKIEQALVQQGLILRTGRFYLGMPIMITHNDYQLKLFNGDIGILMLDDDGELKASFIDDAGETRFFYPARLPQFELAYVMTIHKSQGSEFPHTAILLPPMQKAQQGINRQLVYTGITRAKNKLELVAQPEVLKLAMRKSVQRSSGLYERLIG; encoded by the coding sequence ATGTCCATGCAAGTTGGTTTTGATTTCGAAGCACGTGAAGTGGATGTCGCTCAATTTACCAAGCACCTCTTGACGATCGGAAAAGTAAGGCACAGTGATGTAAAACTAGCAAAGATGGTCGCCTTTGATAACGACGCCGTCTATTTCTTAGTTTTGTTGCTGCTCATTGCTGAGCAACAACAGCATACCTGTTTAGACTTGCGCCTTATTGACTGGACGAACCCTTTCGGATTGAGAGATAGGGATCAGACCATTGATTTTCCGCTTGATGTTATTGCTATTAAGGGCGCGGATGACGCAGTCGATTTACTCGAAAAACACCCGGCGATAGGTGAGCATAAACCGCTTTCCCTCTTTGGTTCAAAGCTCTATCTCTCGAGGCAGGCTCGTTACGAATCAACGCTTAGTCAGCGCTTTCTTGAAATGGCGAATCGTCAAGTCAAAGTGGATACGGAACAACTGAAAAGGTTATTGGCTGAGTACTTTCCAAAACAAAGCGATGAAATAGATTGGCAAAAAGTCGCATGTGCAAATGCGGTTTTAAATGGCTTCTCCATTATTACCGGAGGCCCAGGAACTGGAAAAACGACCACTGTTACAAAATTATTGGCGATTTTACAGTCTTTATATCAAGGTGCACCACTTAGCATAAAGCTGGTGGCACCGACAGGTAAAGCGGCAGCTAGGTTAAGCGAGTCGATAAAATCGGCCAAACATAAATTAGCACTGCCAGAGATGTTGTCTACGCAGATCCCAGAAGATGGGCAGACGCTTCATCGTTTACTGGGCGTCATTCCTTTTTCAAATAAATTTAGACACAATGAATCCAACCCTTTGCACTTAGACGTGTTGATCGTCGATGAAGCGTCTATGGTTGATTTATCGTTGATGGCAAAATTGGTAAAGGCGTTGCCAAAAGGCGCGCGCTTAATTTTGTTGGGAGATAAAGACCAGCTTGCGTCGGTTGATACTGGCTGTGTGTTGGGTGATTTGTGTCAAAAGCTAACGTTAGGCGCAACACCCAGTTATTCGTCGCAACACCGACTCCAACTAGAGAACTTATGCGAAGCGGTATTTTCGACTGAAGTGAGTGAGCAAGATGACTTTAAGCTTCGAGATTCCTTGTCGTTCTTGCAAAAAAGTCACCGCTTCAATGAGCAAAGTGGCATTGGTCAGCTGGCACTTGCGGTTAACAGAAATGACTCTAGGCACCTAGATTGGGTCTTGGCACAAGGCTTTGAGGACATCCAACTAGAAAACTTGTCTCAGCAAAGTTACACAAATCTTATTCTTGGTTCAGCAAAGCGCTACGCACAGTATTTAACCGCGATAGCTCAGAGTGAAAAGCCCATCAAGGTTCACGAATTGTTTAACCAATATCGTTTGTTATGTGCAGTGCGAGAAGGCGCGTATGGTGCAAACGAGTTGAACTTTAAGATAGAACAGGCGCTAGTTCAACAAGGGTTGATATTGCGAACAGGGCGGTTTTATTTGGGTATGCCAATCATGATCACACACAACGATTACCAACTTAAATTGTTTAATGGTGATATTGGTATACTGATGTTAGATGACGATGGCGAGCTTAAAGCAAGCTTTATCGACGACGCAGGTGAAACGCGTTTCTTCTATCCTGCACGGTTACCTCAATTTGAGTTGGCCTACGTGATGACGATACATAAGTCACAAGGTTCTGAGTTCCCACATACTGCAATACTGCTTCCTCCTATGCAAAAAGCGCAACAGGGGATCAACCGACAACTCGTCTACACAGGTATTACGCGAGCGAAGAATAAACTCGAATTAGTTGCCCAGCCTGAAGTATTAAAACTGGCAATGCGCAAATCGGTGCAGCGGAGTTCTGGACTCTATGAACGTTTGATTGGTTAA
- a CDS encoding amidohydrolase produces MRLSTLSLSLVLALSTLSVSAQQNSAVSISADLQQKVIDWRRHFHEFPELSNREFKTSQTISDYLEALGLEVQTGIAHTGVVAILKGTKPGPTIAFRADMDALPVTEQVDLPFASKQTATYRGQTVGVMHACGHDNHVAILLGVAHQLTTMKDQLAGNVMFIFQPAEEGAPEGEEGGAALMLKQGLFKDIKPEAVFGLHVTNRLHSGQIGYRSGPLMASEDSFEMTIHGKQTHGSRPWNGVDPIVTAAQVIMATQTIASRQVDVTKAPSVVSFGAINGGIRSNIIPDDVSLIGTIRSFDQDMRADIKEKLVFTAETVAKSQGATAEVKIKHGYPVTVNDPTLTAKMIPSVKRVAGDENVMEVPLVTGAEDFSYYALETPGLFFFLGVTPKDTPLDKSASNHSPRFYVDEPALQVGVRTLTQIAVDYLK; encoded by the coding sequence ATGCGCTTATCAACACTCTCTTTATCTCTAGTTCTTGCTCTTAGTACACTGTCAGTCTCGGCACAACAGAATTCAGCCGTTTCCATTTCCGCCGATTTACAGCAAAAAGTGATCGACTGGCGGAGACATTTTCACGAGTTTCCAGAGCTGAGTAACCGTGAATTTAAAACCAGTCAAACGATTTCAGATTACCTCGAAGCGCTAGGTTTAGAGGTTCAAACTGGCATAGCACATACCGGTGTTGTCGCAATATTAAAGGGGACAAAACCCGGCCCGACTATCGCTTTTCGAGCCGATATGGATGCATTACCCGTCACAGAGCAAGTCGACCTACCCTTTGCGTCGAAACAAACCGCAACATATCGAGGTCAAACAGTGGGTGTTATGCATGCTTGTGGACACGATAACCACGTCGCTATATTACTTGGCGTAGCGCATCAATTAACCACCATGAAAGATCAGCTCGCTGGGAATGTAATGTTTATTTTCCAACCGGCTGAAGAAGGGGCACCAGAAGGTGAAGAAGGTGGCGCAGCATTAATGCTCAAACAAGGTCTATTCAAGGACATCAAGCCTGAAGCCGTTTTTGGATTGCACGTCACCAACCGCCTACATTCTGGGCAAATCGGTTACCGGAGTGGCCCTCTCATGGCGAGTGAAGATTCTTTCGAGATGACCATTCATGGAAAACAAACGCATGGTTCACGCCCATGGAATGGTGTAGATCCTATTGTTACCGCCGCACAAGTCATTATGGCAACACAAACCATCGCCTCTCGACAGGTTGATGTGACCAAAGCTCCATCGGTAGTGTCCTTTGGGGCAATAAATGGCGGGATCCGATCGAACATTATTCCTGACGACGTCTCGCTAATTGGCACTATCCGCAGTTTCGACCAAGATATGCGGGCCGACATCAAAGAAAAGCTCGTGTTTACGGCTGAAACAGTGGCTAAATCGCAAGGCGCAACGGCAGAGGTTAAAATTAAGCATGGCTATCCAGTAACAGTAAACGATCCTACTCTGACCGCAAAAATGATCCCATCGGTAAAACGTGTAGCCGGTGATGAAAACGTCATGGAAGTTCCTCTCGTCACTGGCGCTGAAGATTTTTCTTATTATGCCTTGGAGACACCAGGACTTTTTTTCTTTCTCGGGGTGACGCCAAAAGACACACCGTTGGATAAATCAGCAAGCAACCATTCACCGCGTTTTTATGTTGATGAGCCAGCGCTTCAAGTCGGCGTACGCACTTTGACACAAATTGCAGTGGATTACCTAAAATAA